The sequence below is a genomic window from Phoenix dactylifera cultivar Barhee BC4 chromosome 8, palm_55x_up_171113_PBpolish2nd_filt_p, whole genome shotgun sequence.
ACGCTATCGGGAAGTtcagaagaagaaagtgaaaacagagaactaatcGAGTCTTGGAAACAGAGTGCCAGCATCACCACCCATCAAAATTCTAGCAAGACCAGGTGAAATGGCATCATCACGCCGGAATAACACACCTGTAAGCTAAAGGTTTTGAAATCCAAGCAATAACAGTTGCAGAATCCCCTTGAAGCCAAACCTCCTACATATTATTACAATGAAACACAGCAACATATAGACCCAGTCAAGCTCCAACCAGCTCGGCGACTGGCACCTCCAGCACTAGTTTCTCGCACAGCAGCATCAAAATTACCATCAAGCACATGTTTGGATGGTATCGCTGTTTGTTGCTTGGACACGGTCGGCCCTCCACGAATTGGTAAGGTATGAAGTTAAAAATGAGGATTAActcttttttaattcaaaaaatctgTCCAGGGACTGAAAAAACAAGATCTGTTCTTTTTGTACAcaacaaatagaaaaaaaaaaaaacttgtcttCTAtagcaaataatatttttaaaaatataaattaaaaatatttattgcatATTGCGACTATTTTCAAGTCCAAGTATTGTAGCAACTCAGGACTCCacctaaaatggctagtcggaagatattatttggattctttaatcacatataagtatccaaggtctactcagcgaataaccgatgtggaactaaacacactcCCACATGAGTACTCACATACTCTCCCGTTCAAGCTCTGACATCTTATCAGACTAAGGATTATTCcaatttattcaaatctaatcacaagcactacgATCGGCCCCTGATCAGTCCCAAAGAATCCATGCTATGGTGTCccctagtctacataggttatgggctggatctgctctgataccatttctaATAACCTAGGATCTCACCCCCAAatgctagccggaaggtattatttgggtacttatacaggatcaagaaaccaaataatatcttttggttagttattttggatgaggtcgtAGATTATTACAAGCATGAAATGTTAAAAATAGTTCGACTAACGTTCTCGGCTTAGCTACTTATGTGATTTCCATCAAGCAGTCGAAAGTGCTGCTTGGCTTAGAGCTCAGCTTTTTGGTACATAGGATAAGTAAGTTCCAATAATTTTAATGTTCTTTCAAGTACCGCTATATAGTTTGGTGAAATTATTCACAGGCGATCAGAAGTGACGACATCGGACTCGGTCCAAAAGCATTCCTAACAACATGTAGATGGCTGGTGCAGTGTATGttctttcaattaaacaaagcacCTCTTAATATAGGTCAGTTATAAAACAAACAAacagatattaaaaaaaaaagaagcaaacaaTTAGAAATTTCTGGGATCTACGAATGCAAATGCTGTCTTAAATGCAGGTTTAATTTCTTAAGAAGGAAATACGtgttttataaattttaatagTGTCAGGCTGGGTTAAAGCCTGATCTTAATCTTGGTCCAAGATTGGCATGTTCCATCGGCCCAAAACTAGCCCAATTATACTAGACGCAATCCTGGCCCAAGGTATAGTTTGGTTCAGGCGCAGGCCTCGCGCAAGCGCTTTGGGAGAGGGGCGCGGTTTTCTTGAAGTATGGCCTCCTGGTGGTTCCACTATTGGGCTCCAATCCTCCAAACTTTTCCGCCAACAAGTCCCCACCGGGGTTAAACAAAAATAGGCTTTCATAGaggatatcaaaaaaaaaaaaaagcctaggAGTCTAAaactcaaaataataaaaataagttCAGCAAGGCACCACATCTACTATCTTAACCTCAGGACCCGTTTGGTttgtagaaaaataaaaaaaatggggTTAATGAGAAAATAGAGAGATGTCTTGTCTtgtatttggttggagttttcaaagaaaagcgATGAGTAATAAGTAGTTTTTCCATATACATAAGATTTTTATATTTCagagaaagaaaaacttatGCAAGACATGAAAAAGTCCAACTCCTATTGGCTGGAAATTGTAATAATTTTTTTCACAGGTGTCCTTGGGCTTTTAGATAGAATCGAATaaggtctttttttttaattaagggcataatagatattttgcacaacttttctagaaaaataGATGATCAACTCAATATAAGCCATGTTGTAATATGTCATATCAACCAAATGTACAAAAATCACTTTTTCAAGCATCACTattatagaaaaaatatttcaagcAATACGAAGCATGATCTTCTAACATCAAATGAGGAACATCCAACACCACCAAAATATATAACAATTTGCACATGCCATTAGTACCGAAACCAATAATATTGATCCCAAACGAAACACTGCAAAGGCCAGCAGTGGCACGAGAAAGAAGAATGGCACCATTCTTAGCCCCCCAGATACCAGACAAAAAACAAGCCAAAAATAATTAGGTAATCCTGGGGAAGATAAATAACCAAAATATGAAGCTGGTCGGGAAAGATGACTTACAACGGCTTCAATCGAGTCTCAGGAGATGCAGTCAATTCCAAAGCCGGCTCCAATTCGAGGATGCCGAAAACCGCCTTAAGAGCAGCATCACAAAAGAATACCGGCATCGGGTCCACCGAGTTTCgatgccctctctctctctccacaaaGACGACACCAACTGAATCAAGTGAGCCGAATTACTATTTCCCCTATAGTGCAACATAACGCAGCCACTTATCTCGGCTAACAGAGATCCTGAACGCAGTTGAAGAGCTTGGCTTGTGAGGTTGGATGAGGCACCTTGTAGATGAGGACCAATTTACTGAATTAAAGCCTAAGATTCCAAACAACAATTCAACGAATTAAAAACATTGAGCAGGAAAGAAACGAATACATAGTTAGCCAACTTTGGAAGCCATCCAGGAGCTTAGAAAGGTATACAGAACAAGTACCAGCACCACGTATCCACTAAGGCAACGGATCCATAGAAAATTTTTAAAGTGTTTGGGTACGTGCAAGATGTCCTTTAACTTGGGTGGAAGAACCTGCTGTAAGaatacaaagaaattaatttaccTCAACCGGGAAAACTGACTGTGATCTGTGTATACAGAGAAATTCTTGGATTAGACCGATAGGTTGTGCCATGCATCCACTGATCTCAATTCGAACATTTTTGGGGTAAATTTTTAAGGGATAACACCATTCATGACTCGAGCTCTGGACTTGTAAATGAAAGAATATGGCCAGTAAACTAATGCTCAAGTCATCGAAAGCTTGCAATTGGGGACAAAACTAATATATAACACCGCCGATGATCAGGTGGATTGGACTCGATACATCAAATATTATATCAAGCGGAGAACTATTAAACTAATGAACcttattattttatcattttccctTTATGCAAATTGGATGGATCAGCAATCCGTTGATGTTCACAAAACCtggttttgatttattttttattttttttggttgataCGATGGTTTTGTTGTGGCCCTGGAAATTTGTTTCAATTcctccatttattttttttttccgttaAATTCGCGGCATCATGCAAGTCCTCGCCGACCACCGCAATCAGTAGATCGGAGTAATCTCTCAAATGAATCGCACCAATTTCTCAGATTTAGAGCGATTTACGAAAGAGCAGACGacattctgattttgttggctgtATTTTTGAGTAAGCTGTTGcagtagaaataaaaaaaaaaataataattaagaagaagaagaagaagaggcgaCAAACGGAGCACACGGACGGATCTCTCGTGGCGTCGGGCGCCCATCGGAACTCAAACCTTTCTTGGGATGGAAGGCAGCTCGTCCCGGAGACCAGAAGCTTCTAGGCTTTGTCGAATCTCACTCCCACCTTTTAAACCCTTGCACACTTCGGCTTGCTTGAAGGAGTGCGGTGAAGGGCTAACGCAGACAGGGAAGAAGAAggactagagagagagagagaggagaagagaagagatggCAGTGAGCGTAGAGATCCCGAGGGAGTATGGATACGTGGTGCTGGTGGTGGTTCTCTACGTCTTTCTCAACTTTTGGATGGGCGTCCAAGTCGGCAAGGCCCGGAAGAAGTAACTCTCCCTAGCTCACTTAAATTCCTCTCTCATCAAGACTACCTGGTATCTAAAATGATCTTATTTCTACTTCCATTCAGGTACAAGGTGTTCTATCCTAACCTCTATGCGATCGAATCCGAGAATAAGGATGCCAAGCTCTTCAACTGTGTCCAGGTCTCCATGACTCCCCACTATCTTCCTGGCTTTGCCTGTCTGAAAATTTTAATCCATCTCCTCATGGAATCCAACGTTATGTGATGTTTGGCAGAGGGGCCATCAGAACTCGCTGGAGGCGATGCCGGTGTTCTTCGCGACGCTGCTGGTGAGCGGGTTTCAGCACCCCTTGATCGCTGCCGGGCTCGGCGTCTTTTACACGGTCGCCCGATTCTTCTATTTCAAGGGCTACTCCACTGGAGTCCCAGAGAATCGTCTTAAGATTGGGTACGTGCGTGGTTTTGGCCGGCCTTTCGCTCTCTCGCGTTGGATTTTGATAGATCGCTTTTGCTTACAGGGGACTCAACTTCGTGGCGTTGTTCGGGCTCATAATCTGCATGGCCTCGTTTGGGATCCATCTGCTTATCCGAGGAGTGCTGTGATGCAGGTGCCATGTGTTCGGTCTCTGCTTTGGTTGCTTTTGCTTGTGTTGATGACTCCGTGTCCATGGTTAGGAATAAACCTAGAAAATGCTAGGAGGAGTGAAGATTTCTTTTGTGTCGCTTTCTGTGTATTTTTATGTTCAAAACTGAATTACAGCTCTACATAAGAGCAGATCATTCCTGGTAAAATTATTGACATCCCTGGCACAACGCATGAAACATTCCAGCAAAAAAGTCTCTTTAATTAGATGGGAcggcattttttttaaaaaaaattagttaatAGGCCTGTTTTATGGTGGGGTTGATAAGAACAAGGGAGAAGTAAGAATACTTTAATGCTACTGGAAGTGCGTCAAAAACTATTCAACTTTTTGTGAGGGGCCAAAGATGGGAcggcattttttttaaaaaaattgttaatAGGCCTAAATTTGTGACGCCGAAAACTATTCAACTTTTTGTGAGGGGCCCGACGTACGTTTGTTGTTTTGTCACTGAGATGATAAATGCTTTGCCGGTGTTGGGCCCCTCATGGTTGGCCATTTTTCGTGCTGCTCCGTACTCTTTATTCTTTTCCGTTTGGAGAAGCATGGCAATGTTGATTCCGGATTTTGCACAGGCTTCGTTAGAATTGagggttttcttttccttctctagtTGTTCTCGGCACGCTATAATGACGCATGGAATGATATAGGTGGCTTTCCCGCACTTTCCTATACCTCATCGATCATTGGCCGTGAAGGTGATATTTGTATGTGAAATCCTAGTTTAACTCTACAGTTTAATGAGAAAAATACTTCTATAAAagtaaatataaaaaagttTAATGAGAAAAATACTTCCATAAaagtttatatatgtatatttatgAATTAACCATCAGatgctatttttattttattattatcaatATGGTCCGCTGATACTGAAAACGAGCCAACCTAAGAGATCAGAATGCTTTCGATTGGTGATATTAAGAGATTTATTTAATACTTGTATACTGTTTTTAACTgttttaaaacaaaatcaattttcaaaatatatattagatgGCTCAGCTTTTAATTTTGCTATACAACAGCTGGTGGGTGTATTAAACAAGTCTTCTGACGACACCAAGCATAGACAATTTGGTTCCTAACATCTATCTGTCAATGGTATTAGGAGGCAGATGGATGGCTAGATCATATTAATACAATAAAATAATGTCAGAACCTTTTGTTAAAAGCTTGCATAAGCTCTATAAGTTTTCCCCAAAGAAGTGGATGATATATAATAAACCGCAAGGAGATGAATTCTGACGGGCTTTTGCCAATATATGATATGAAAAACTGCTAGCAAACATTTCACCCATACATTCTTTTACAGGCATTCCTTTAAGCAGGCAGTCAAGAAGGATTACTTCTCCTGGCAGATGTCAATCTCCTGTCGGAGGGTGTAGCTCTCTTGCTTACAACAAATTTGTTCTCTCCTTCATGCAGTGGCAAGATatcatcatcgtcatcatcTTCGTTGTCTTCATCCTCGTCATCTCCAAACTTGATGGAATTATTCTTGCTGGACTCCTTCGGCCGCCTCCATAAATGGTCTTCAAACCGATTGCTCTCATCTTCAGGGCGATTGCAATTGCACTTCAGGCACACCTTGTTTCTCCGGAAGTTTATAAAATCACATCTAAACAAACCAATTTATGTTAAGACATCTTCCTCACAAGAAACTGATTCTTATGAACATcagaaaattagaaataagcAAAGACAAGGGTGCACATGAGACTTACGAGGGACATTCCCACTCTCCCGGGTTCAACTGTCTCTTAGGCCGTTGTTCTTGGCAGCGAAAGCACTTCTTGTTGCGCGCAAAGTTCATAAATTGGCACCTGGGGTCACCGAAGAATGGATTAGTCCATTCTATTCTAACCAGGCAAACTCTTGCTAAAACCATGGAAAAGTTGAGACTGAAACTCACTGTGGACAAGTCCAATCACCTAGCTTCATTTCAGCACCACCAAAGTCTACTCTCTTGGGCCCATCTGCTTTGCATTCGAGGCAACGCAAATTTCGAgcaaagttcagaaaattgCAACT
It includes:
- the LOC103695438 gene encoding microsomal glutathione S-transferase 3-like — translated: MAVSVEIPREYGYVVLVVVLYVFLNFWMGVQVGKARKKYKVFYPNLYAIESENKDAKLFNCVQRGHQNSLEAMPVFFATLLVSGFQHPLIAAGLGVFYTVARFFYFKGYSTGVPENRLKIGGLNFVALFGLIICMASFGIHLLIRGVL